The Parus major isolate Abel chromosome 4, Parus_major1.1, whole genome shotgun sequence genome has a window encoding:
- the UBE2K gene encoding ubiquitin-conjugating enzyme E2 K isoform X2 → MTLRTVLLSLQALLAAAEPDDPQDAVVANQYKQNPEMFKQTARLWAHVYAGAPVSSPEYTKKIENLCAMGFDRNAVIVALSSKSWDVETATELLLSN, encoded by the exons ATGACTCTAAGAACAGTGTTGTTATCGCTGCAAGCATTGTTGGCAGCTGCAGAACCAGATGATCCACAAGATGCAGTAGTGGCAAACCAG TacaaacaaaatccagaaatgTTTAAACAGACAGCTCGGCTTTGGGCACATGTGTATGCTGGAGCACCAGTTTCTAGTCCAGAATACaccaaaaaaatagaaaaccttTGTGCTATGGGCTTTGATAGG AATGCAGTAATAGTGGCCTTGTCTTCAAAATCATGGGATGTAGAGACTGCAACAGAATTACTCCTGAGTAACTGA